One window from the genome of Rariglobus hedericola encodes:
- a CDS encoding nucleotidyl transferase AbiEii/AbiGii toxin family protein, which produces MGPYTEILKALTDARVDFIVGGGVACVLHGVERVTMDIDLSVHMVPDNLREFIDVMATLGLKPRVPIAPSALLEPAFIRMMIEDKHALVFSFLDPDRPVRHVDIFLKADLGYESLLPDSQWVDVDGMAVRIINRPRLLAIKLAIIPARAKDALDIEFLSRHEN; this is translated from the coding sequence ATGGGACCTTACACTGAAATCCTCAAGGCCCTCACCGACGCACGAGTTGATTTCATTGTCGGCGGTGGAGTGGCCTGTGTGCTGCATGGGGTTGAGCGTGTGACCATGGATATCGATCTTTCCGTGCACATGGTGCCGGATAATTTGCGTGAGTTCATCGATGTGATGGCGACCTTGGGATTGAAACCACGTGTGCCCATTGCTCCTTCCGCTTTGCTCGAGCCGGCATTTATTCGCATGATGATCGAAGATAAACATGCTTTGGTGTTTAGCTTTCTTGATCCGGACCGGCCTGTCCGCCACGTGGATATTTTTCTTAAGGCCGATCTCGGCTACGAATCACTGCTGCCAGATTCGCAGTGGGTGGATGTAGATGGTATGGCGGTGAGAATTATAAATCGCCCGCGATTGCTGGCTATCAAGCTGGCCATTATTCCGGCACGCGCCAAAGATGCCTTGGATATCGAATTTTTAAGCCGTCATGAAAATTGA
- a CDS encoding AMP-binding protein translates to MERADLIRLLGMPPVVAEMRDVIVEEREPAVFIESFSDAVAAGGTVFLADPSWGESERAQFNALTSAQPVARSAGASSGLASQVSGLPAATSGWLCIPTGGSSGRLKLARHDEQTISAAVNGFCAHFGVTKVNVVGLLPLYHVSGFMAWMRTVLTGGSYLPCSWKAVESGERPALPADDGDWFLSLVPTQLQRLLGDAEAEDWLRGFRAVFIGGAPAWPELIEAGAKARLPLAFSYGMTETAAMIAALKPEEFLSGARGNGAVMPHARITFDAEGRIGIAGASLFRGYWPELRTGDIWLTEDLGRMDESGSLQVSGRRDALIITGGEKVDPAEVERVLRGTGQFTDVAVIGVSDTQWGEVVVACYPAEFAPHDLEAVARVLASHLAAFKHPKRYVALDRWPRNAQGKVNRATLRVSLEGGVST, encoded by the coding sequence ATGGAACGCGCTGACCTGATCCGTCTGCTGGGCATGCCACCGGTCGTGGCGGAGATGCGCGATGTCATCGTGGAGGAACGCGAGCCGGCCGTGTTTATCGAATCGTTTTCCGATGCGGTCGCGGCCGGCGGCACGGTGTTTTTGGCTGATCCCTCGTGGGGCGAAAGTGAGCGGGCACAATTCAACGCGCTCACGTCTGCTCAACCGGTGGCGCGCTCCGCCGGTGCGTCTTCAGGTCTCGCATCTCAAGTTTCAGGTCTGCCTGCTGCGACTTCCGGCTGGCTGTGTATTCCGACCGGCGGTTCGTCGGGTCGGCTCAAGCTGGCGCGGCACGATGAGCAAACCATCTCGGCCGCGGTGAACGGATTTTGCGCCCACTTCGGCGTGACGAAGGTCAACGTGGTCGGGCTGCTCCCGCTGTATCATGTAAGTGGATTCATGGCGTGGATGCGCACGGTTTTGACGGGTGGGAGTTACCTGCCGTGCAGTTGGAAAGCTGTGGAGTCGGGGGAGCGTCCGGCGTTGCCCGCGGATGATGGCGATTGGTTCCTGTCGCTGGTGCCGACCCAGTTGCAACGCCTGCTGGGCGATGCCGAAGCCGAGGACTGGTTGCGCGGGTTTCGGGCGGTGTTCATCGGTGGCGCCCCGGCGTGGCCGGAGTTGATCGAGGCCGGGGCGAAGGCGCGGCTGCCGCTGGCGTTTTCTTATGGCATGACCGAGACGGCGGCGATGATCGCGGCCTTGAAGCCGGAGGAGTTTTTATCCGGTGCGCGTGGCAATGGCGCGGTGATGCCGCATGCGCGAATCACGTTTGATGCGGAGGGCCGCATCGGGATCGCCGGCGCGTCGTTGTTTCGTGGATACTGGCCCGAGCTGCGCACGGGAGATATCTGGCTTACGGAGGATCTCGGGCGGATGGACGAAAGCGGCAGCCTGCAGGTGAGCGGACGGCGCGATGCGTTGATCATCACGGGAGGCGAAAAAGTGGATCCGGCGGAGGTGGAGCGGGTGTTGCGTGGCACGGGTCAGTTTACCGATGTGGCCGTGATCGGCGTGTCCGATACGCAGTGGGGCGAAGTCGTGGTTGCGTGTTATCCGGCGGAGTTTGCTCCGCATGATTTGGAGGCGGTGGCGCGCGTGCTTGCGAGTCACCTGGCGGCTTTCAAGCACCCCAAGCGTTATGTCGCCCTCGACCGCTGGCCCCGCAACGCGCAAGGGAAGGTCAATCGCGCGACGCTGCGGGTATCATTGGAGGGCGGAGTCTCGACTTAG
- a CDS encoding o-succinylbenzoate synthase — translation MRLRLAYRRYLLPFRTPVRTAHGVWAEREGVLVRLTDESGRAGHGEAAPIPWFGTETPDEIEAALASFGEWVTEEQLVAVPARLGCLRFAIAGALSALRGSESSSDAGHAYLPVAALLPAGRAVLTAVAAKAELGFRTFKWKVGVGDPADELAILDDLLGQLPAGARLRLDANGGWDARVARRWLERTADRPIEYIEQPCFAGKNEDAGTRRRMDDVLRGLAEDYPTPLALDESLVGAQDVEHWLAEGWRGVFVIKPALFGDPTPVMARLAAAKADVVFSSALETAVGARAALQLALAWPGEKPRALGFGVWPLFHESVFDGPYVAPFIRKEDVEKLNAEAVWNALT, via the coding sequence ATGCGCCTGCGACTCGCCTACCGCCGTTATTTGCTGCCGTTTCGCACTCCAGTGCGCACGGCGCACGGGGTCTGGGCGGAGCGCGAAGGTGTGCTGGTGCGGCTCACCGATGAAAGCGGACGGGCCGGTCACGGCGAAGCCGCGCCGATTCCGTGGTTCGGCACGGAGACGCCTGACGAAATCGAGGCGGCGTTGGCGAGCTTCGGAGAATGGGTGACCGAAGAACAACTCGTGGCCGTGCCTGCGCGGCTCGGTTGTCTGCGGTTTGCCATCGCCGGCGCGTTGTCCGCATTGCGCGGCTCGGAATCATCGTCGGACGCCGGGCACGCGTATCTGCCTGTGGCGGCCTTGCTGCCCGCCGGTCGCGCGGTGCTCACGGCGGTGGCGGCCAAGGCGGAACTCGGTTTTCGCACCTTTAAATGGAAGGTGGGCGTGGGCGATCCGGCCGACGAACTGGCGATTTTGGATGACCTCTTGGGACAACTTCCAGCGGGCGCACGGTTGCGACTGGATGCCAATGGGGGTTGGGATGCGCGGGTGGCGCGTCGCTGGCTGGAACGCACGGCGGACCGGCCTATCGAGTATATCGAGCAACCGTGTTTTGCCGGGAAAAACGAGGATGCCGGCACGCGTCGCCGCATGGACGATGTGTTGCGAGGGCTGGCCGAGGATTATCCGACGCCGCTCGCCCTCGACGAATCATTGGTCGGTGCGCAGGACGTGGAGCATTGGCTGGCCGAGGGCTGGCGCGGGGTGTTTGTGATCAAGCCCGCGCTCTTCGGTGATCCCACCCCGGTGATGGCGCGCCTGGCCGCGGCCAAGGCCGACGTGGTGTTCTCCTCGGCGCTGGAGACGGCGGTGGGCGCACGGGCCGCGTTGCAGCTGGCGCTCGCCTGGCCGGGCGAAAAGCCCCGCGCGCTCGGGTTCGGCGTGTGGCCGCTGTTTCATGAAAGCGTATTCGACGGGCCGTATGTCGCACCGTTTATTCGCAAGGAAGATGTCGAAAAACTCAACGCGGAGGCCGTATGGAACGCGCTGACCTGA
- a CDS encoding nucleotidyl transferase AbiEii/AbiGii toxin family protein yields MNFEVVIRRVVGALEESGIHYALIGGFAMALRGVQRATMDLDFILMLEDMEKTDAILKSCGYERVFQSANVSHYISADKSWGRIDILHAFRGPTLGMLERAEVMPVLGDFSIRVVHIEDLIGLKVQASVNDPNRAARDWSDIRMILEAAAGQGVAINWLLVGDYLGIFNLETKLAELKSYYASAQ; encoded by the coding sequence ATGAATTTCGAAGTCGTTATACGCCGTGTAGTGGGAGCATTGGAAGAATCAGGTATTCATTATGCATTGATTGGCGGGTTTGCCATGGCGTTGCGAGGCGTGCAGCGGGCGACGATGGATTTGGATTTTATCCTGATGCTCGAAGACATGGAAAAAACCGATGCCATCCTGAAGTCATGCGGATATGAACGGGTGTTTCAGTCGGCCAACGTATCGCATTATATTTCGGCTGATAAAAGCTGGGGGCGTATTGATATCTTGCATGCATTTCGCGGACCTACCCTTGGAATGCTTGAGCGTGCCGAAGTGATGCCGGTCTTGGGCGACTTTAGTATTCGTGTGGTGCATATCGAAGATCTGATCGGCCTGAAGGTGCAGGCTTCGGTAAATGACCCGAATAGGGCGGCTCGTGATTGGTCGGATATTCGGATGATATTGGAAGCTGCGGCAGGGCAGGGTGTGGCGATCAATTGGCTGTTAGTCGGCGATTATCTCGGGATTTTTAATTTGGAAACCAAGCTTGCTGAGCTAAAAAGCTACTATGCCTCGGCTCAGTAA
- the guaB gene encoding IMP dehydrogenase yields MTKVATPSAAAFDAEFYQPADAFFRANRPVALTFDDVSLATLYSEILPKDADTSTALSEVLKLSIPVISSDMDTVTEARMAIAMALNGGLGLIHYNMPARDQVKEVARVKRHIHGLIQDPITVSPTQHVGDVLALIETRRFDFRTFPVVDADGKLVGLLSGSTVRERYKSKTVAEAMTPRADILTIHEKALKPDPIKAADAFFTEHVGIHKMLVVDDEDRLRGLVTFSDIDRILTESKSRRKPARDADFRLVVGAAIAPVRLPDGTLDDEKIITHVSQLVDEHIDAVAVSTAHGHTAGVGDIVKLVRDAFPDLTIIAGNVTSASGVDYLAACGANAVKVGQGPGSICTTRVVAGVGIPQLTALYVAAQGAKARGVKIIADGGITKSGDIVKALTLADAVILGGLLAGCREAPGEIMEINGKLYKQYRGMGSLSAMKAGSAARYGHDKTDNARKLTAEGIEALKEVSGSADDVLGNLVGGVQSGMGYLGAKDLKSLREKARYIRVSPAGQKEAAPHDVVEIKTQAKG; encoded by the coding sequence ATGACAAAGGTTGCCACTCCTTCCGCCGCGGCGTTCGACGCCGAATTCTACCAGCCGGCCGACGCCTTCTTCCGCGCCAACCGCCCCGTCGCGCTCACGTTTGACGACGTTTCCCTGGCGACGCTCTATTCGGAAATCCTTCCCAAGGATGCGGATACCTCCACCGCACTCTCCGAGGTGCTTAAGCTATCCATCCCCGTCATTTCGTCGGACATGGACACCGTCACCGAGGCCCGCATGGCCATCGCCATGGCCCTCAACGGCGGCCTCGGCCTCATCCATTACAACATGCCGGCCCGCGACCAGGTGAAGGAAGTCGCCCGCGTCAAACGCCACATCCACGGCCTCATCCAGGATCCGATCACGGTTTCCCCCACCCAGCATGTGGGTGACGTGCTCGCCCTCATCGAAACCCGCCGCTTCGATTTCCGCACGTTCCCCGTCGTGGATGCCGATGGCAAACTCGTCGGCCTCCTCTCCGGCAGCACCGTGCGCGAGCGCTACAAATCCAAGACCGTCGCCGAGGCCATGACGCCCCGCGCCGACATCCTCACGATCCACGAAAAGGCCCTCAAACCCGATCCCATCAAGGCCGCCGACGCCTTCTTCACCGAGCATGTGGGCATCCACAAGATGCTCGTGGTCGACGACGAAGACCGCCTGCGCGGCTTGGTTACGTTCTCCGATATCGACCGCATCCTCACGGAATCGAAGTCGCGTCGTAAACCCGCCCGTGACGCCGATTTCCGCCTCGTGGTCGGTGCCGCCATCGCTCCCGTCCGCCTGCCCGATGGCACGCTCGACGACGAAAAAATCATCACCCACGTCAGCCAGCTGGTCGATGAACACATCGACGCCGTCGCGGTCTCCACCGCTCATGGCCACACCGCCGGCGTCGGCGACATCGTTAAGCTCGTCCGCGACGCCTTCCCCGACCTCACCATCATCGCCGGCAACGTCACCAGCGCCTCCGGCGTCGATTACCTCGCCGCCTGCGGTGCCAACGCCGTCAAGGTCGGCCAGGGCCCCGGCTCGATCTGCACCACGCGCGTCGTCGCCGGCGTCGGCATCCCGCAACTCACCGCCCTCTACGTCGCCGCCCAAGGTGCCAAGGCTCGCGGCGTGAAGATCATCGCCGACGGCGGTATCACCAAGTCCGGTGACATCGTGAAGGCCCTCACCCTCGCCGACGCCGTCATCCTCGGAGGTCTTCTTGCGGGTTGCCGCGAAGCCCCCGGCGAGATCATGGAAATCAACGGTAAATTGTATAAGCAGTATCGCGGCATGGGTTCGCTCAGCGCGATGAAAGCCGGCAGCGCCGCGCGCTACGGCCACGACAAGACCGACAACGCCCGCAAACTCACCGCCGAAGGCATCGAGGCGCTCAAGGAAGTATCCGGCTCGGCCGATGACGTGCTGGGCAACTTGGTCGGTGGTGTGCAAAGCGGCATGGGCTACCTTGGCGCGAAAGACCTCAAGTCGCTGCGCGAAAAGGCCCGCTACATCCGTGTCTCCCCCGCCGGCCAAAAAGAAGCCGCCCCCCACGACGTCGTCGAAATCAAGACCCAAGCCAAAGGCTGA
- a CDS encoding adenylosuccinate synthetase: MSLLPFSSQLIADVGISLGDEGKGRLIPEVVHELRDGAHPVSTVLKVNGGANSGHTAAGIKLNLLPSGVVEKELAHLAIGAGVVADPRKAWWEAMPLEKKGYPVLNRLVIDERTLVSDLTHRLLDLAWEDYRVNVLQEEPRGSTGRGITPAYQDEVGQWQITYADFLGSREAYAKKLAQRADRAVATIQHVCKVSAETFAGFFQKLGDAELRANTEAIELGVFTKEDFDFTIFRGDGPFSINLATLTETYWLAGQRLAKNIGEVRELILRELRAGHTIIGEFGQAYWLDKRHGYSPNVTASHTFTPEFFESAGIPVQRIHTFGVAKAYDTKVGTHVFLTQMDDAHPLSVLLKKLEFGTSTGRQRMVGWYDAVEKGDALRYGGYQDVMINKLDALTHRGEWNSELLICTSYEDVSGKRYHHVPRNDAIRKTLKPVYTKHAGWTEDVSTVRHFADLPKNAQRYVAAMVKSLLDVAFHGEPLPACEKLPNLRYLGVGPEPSQIIKDVPATSELIKLV, encoded by the coding sequence ATGTCGCTACTCCCTTTTTCCAGCCAGCTCATCGCCGATGTCGGCATCTCCCTCGGTGACGAGGGCAAAGGCCGCCTGATTCCCGAGGTCGTCCACGAGTTGCGCGATGGCGCCCACCCCGTCTCCACCGTCCTCAAGGTCAACGGTGGCGCCAACTCCGGCCACACCGCCGCCGGCATCAAGCTCAACCTCCTCCCCTCCGGCGTCGTCGAAAAGGAACTCGCCCACCTCGCCATCGGCGCCGGTGTCGTCGCCGACCCGCGCAAAGCCTGGTGGGAGGCCATGCCCCTCGAAAAGAAGGGTTATCCCGTCCTCAACCGCCTCGTGATCGACGAACGCACCCTCGTCTCCGATCTCACCCACCGCCTGCTCGACCTCGCGTGGGAAGATTACCGCGTCAACGTCCTCCAGGAAGAGCCCCGCGGCTCCACCGGCCGTGGCATCACGCCCGCCTACCAGGACGAAGTCGGCCAGTGGCAGATCACCTACGCCGATTTCCTCGGCTCCCGCGAAGCTTACGCCAAAAAACTCGCCCAGCGCGCCGACCGCGCCGTCGCGACCATCCAGCACGTTTGCAAAGTCTCCGCCGAAACCTTCGCCGGCTTCTTCCAAAAACTCGGCGACGCCGAACTCCGCGCCAACACCGAGGCCATCGAACTCGGCGTGTTCACCAAAGAAGACTTCGATTTTACGATCTTCCGCGGTGACGGCCCGTTCTCCATCAACCTTGCGACGCTCACCGAGACCTATTGGCTGGCCGGCCAGCGCCTCGCCAAAAACATCGGCGAAGTCCGCGAACTCATCCTCCGCGAGCTCCGCGCCGGCCACACCATCATCGGCGAATTCGGCCAAGCCTACTGGCTCGACAAACGCCACGGCTACTCGCCCAACGTCACCGCCTCGCACACCTTCACACCCGAGTTCTTCGAGAGCGCCGGCATTCCCGTGCAGCGCATCCACACCTTCGGCGTCGCCAAGGCCTACGACACCAAGGTCGGCACCCACGTGTTCCTCACGCAGATGGACGACGCGCACCCGCTCTCCGTCCTCCTCAAGAAACTCGAATTCGGCACCTCCACCGGACGCCAGCGCATGGTCGGCTGGTATGACGCCGTGGAAAAAGGCGATGCCCTCCGCTACGGCGGCTACCAGGACGTGATGATCAACAAACTCGACGCCCTCACCCACCGCGGCGAGTGGAACAGCGAGCTCCTCATCTGCACCTCCTACGAAGATGTCTCAGGCAAACGTTACCATCACGTCCCCCGCAACGACGCCATTCGCAAGACGCTCAAACCCGTTTACACGAAACACGCCGGCTGGACCGAAGATGTTTCGACGGTCCGCCACTTCGCCGATCTCCCGAAGAACGCCCAGCGCTACGTCGCCGCCATGGTGAAGTCCCTCCTCGATGTCGCCTTCCACGGCGAACCGCTGCCCGCGTGCGAAAAGCTCCCGAATCTGCGCTACCTCGGCGTCGGCCCCGAGCCGTCCCAGATCATCAAAGACGTCCCCGCGACGTCTGAGCTGATCAAGCTGGTTTAA
- a CDS encoding bifunctional folylpolyglutamate synthase/dihydrofolate synthase, translating into MNVDSGITGYNATQDYLFSLKAKGVKFGIDRMRLLVAGIGHPELATPVIHLAGTNGKGSVAAMLEAIFSTAGWRTGLYTSPHLVKLGERVQVAREILSEVEIVAFTQELLPVAEAVSHGSPDDHPSFFEFMTAMAFLQFARKRCDIAIIETGLGGRLDATNVVDPEVAVITSIGLDHCDMLGDTIAQIAAEKAGIIKPGKPVVIGRLPAEAEAVIRRVAAEQGAPVISVRDVFGEAIEGYPTAAFEGDYQRWNAATAVLVARCFDTRWKLTEDVIKRGLHAARWPGRWQRAKIGGRDLILDASHNPEGAGVLENQLRALVVETGRKPVVVTGVLGAARARPLLETISRCAAEIHLVMPQQSRASGFEELEALIPKTFTGRVSRATVAGVFPDAQTCTVGGPDDTVVVTGSIYLLGEVMARIQPERGAIENRLQDF; encoded by the coding sequence TTGAACGTTGATTCCGGAATCACTGGTTACAACGCGACGCAGGATTATCTTTTTTCGCTCAAGGCGAAGGGAGTGAAGTTCGGCATCGACCGGATGCGCCTGCTCGTTGCGGGCATCGGGCATCCGGAGCTCGCCACGCCGGTCATTCACCTGGCCGGCACCAACGGCAAGGGCTCCGTCGCAGCGATGCTGGAGGCGATTTTTTCGACCGCGGGCTGGCGCACCGGCCTCTACACGTCGCCGCATCTGGTGAAACTCGGCGAACGCGTGCAGGTGGCGCGGGAGATTTTGAGCGAGGTGGAGATCGTGGCGTTTACGCAGGAGTTGCTGCCGGTCGCCGAGGCGGTGAGCCATGGAAGTCCGGACGATCATCCGAGCTTTTTCGAGTTCATGACCGCGATGGCGTTTCTCCAATTCGCCCGGAAGCGTTGCGATATCGCCATCATCGAGACCGGTCTCGGCGGACGCCTTGATGCGACCAATGTGGTTGATCCGGAGGTGGCGGTGATCACGTCGATCGGACTCGATCATTGCGACATGCTGGGCGACACGATCGCGCAAATCGCTGCCGAGAAGGCGGGCATCATCAAGCCGGGAAAACCGGTGGTGATCGGACGGCTGCCGGCGGAAGCGGAGGCGGTGATTCGCCGGGTGGCGGCGGAGCAGGGCGCTCCGGTGATTTCGGTGCGCGACGTGTTCGGCGAAGCTATCGAGGGATATCCGACGGCGGCATTCGAGGGGGATTATCAGCGCTGGAATGCCGCGACTGCGGTGTTGGTGGCACGCTGTTTCGATACGCGTTGGAAACTGACCGAGGATGTCATCAAGCGCGGCCTGCACGCGGCTCGCTGGCCCGGGCGCTGGCAGCGGGCGAAGATCGGTGGGCGGGATTTGATCCTAGATGCGTCGCACAATCCGGAAGGTGCCGGCGTATTGGAGAATCAATTACGCGCTCTGGTGGTGGAGACGGGACGCAAGCCGGTGGTGGTGACGGGCGTGTTGGGCGCGGCGCGGGCGCGACCGTTGCTGGAGACGATCAGTCGCTGCGCGGCGGAGATTCACCTGGTGATGCCGCAGCAGTCACGGGCGAGCGGTTTCGAGGAACTGGAGGCGTTGATCCCGAAAACGTTCACGGGGCGCGTGAGCCGAGCGACCGTCGCCGGAGTGTTTCCCGATGCGCAGACCTGCACCGTGGGCGGGCCCGACGATACGGTGGTGGTGACGGGCTCGATTTATTTGCTCGGCGAAGTCATGGCCCGCATCCAGCCTGAACGTGGTGCGATCGAGAACCGGCTGCAGGATTTTTGA
- a CDS encoding four helix bundle protein → MDEKTSRFDLEDRLLDYVANIVRLAESIRRSPAGTHVANQMLRSGTAVLPNHGEAQAAESNADFIHKLSICLKELRETRRWLRLIQRVPLIPKPDIVLPLLAETEELIRIFFSSLKTARKKGTK, encoded by the coding sequence ATGGATGAGAAGACGTCGCGTTTTGATTTGGAGGACCGCCTGTTAGACTACGTGGCGAATATCGTGCGTCTGGCGGAGTCGATTCGCCGTTCGCCAGCTGGAACGCATGTCGCCAACCAAATGCTGCGTTCAGGAACTGCAGTCTTACCTAATCATGGTGAGGCGCAAGCGGCCGAATCCAACGCGGATTTTATTCATAAGCTGAGCATATGTCTTAAGGAGTTGAGAGAGACCCGTCGTTGGCTGCGATTGATCCAAAGGGTTCCCTTGATCCCCAAGCCGGATATCGTGCTGCCTTTGTTGGCGGAAACCGAAGAGCTGATTCGTATTTTCTTTTCGAGTCTTAAAACCGCCCGCAAGAAAGGCACAAAATGA
- the accD gene encoding acetyl-CoA carboxylase, carboxyltransferase subunit beta: MSLFSKPKYSTVVVKKKDIPKGMWTKCPISGEIVFNQELEENQMVVPKSGYHFPIGARQRITALFDEGTFEEIDASIRSADPLKFVDSQKYPDRIKKYEKESGLTEAVVCGTGKIHGIPVSVAVMDFRFCGGAMGSAVGEKITRAIEIALKNKTPCLIFSASGGARMQEGIFSLMQMAKTSAALGRLAEAKLPYISILTHPTMGGVTASFAVLGDINIAEPGALIGFAGARVIKDTVKQTLPPGFQTAEFLQKHGLIDQIVSRLDMRDRLRDILQALYLRKLPTAKK, encoded by the coding sequence ATGTCGCTCTTTAGCAAACCGAAGTATTCGACGGTCGTCGTCAAAAAGAAGGACATCCCCAAGGGTATGTGGACCAAGTGTCCCATCTCTGGAGAGATCGTCTTCAATCAGGAACTCGAGGAGAACCAGATGGTCGTCCCGAAGTCCGGTTATCACTTCCCGATCGGGGCCCGCCAGCGCATCACGGCGCTCTTCGATGAGGGCACCTTTGAGGAGATCGATGCCAGCATCCGCTCGGCCGATCCGCTTAAGTTCGTCGACTCGCAAAAGTATCCCGACCGTATCAAGAAATACGAAAAGGAAAGCGGCCTGACCGAGGCGGTCGTTTGCGGCACGGGCAAAATCCACGGCATTCCGGTGTCTGTGGCGGTGATGGATTTTCGTTTCTGCGGCGGCGCGATGGGTTCGGCGGTCGGTGAGAAGATCACCCGCGCCATCGAAATCGCGCTCAAGAACAAGACGCCGTGTTTGATTTTCAGCGCCTCGGGTGGCGCGCGTATGCAGGAAGGTATTTTCTCCCTCATGCAGATGGCCAAGACCAGCGCCGCGCTGGGCCGTCTCGCCGAGGCAAAGCTGCCCTACATCTCGATTCTTACGCATCCGACCATGGGTGGCGTCACCGCCAGCTTCGCGGTGCTGGGCGATATCAACATCGCCGAGCCGGGCGCCTTGATCGGCTTTGCCGGTGCGCGCGTGATCAAAGACACCGTGAAGCAGACCCTGCCTCCTGGTTTCCAGACGGCGGAGTTTCTGCAGAAGCACGGCTTGATCGACCAGATCGTGAGCCGCCTCGATATGCGCGACCGCTTGCGGGACATCCTGCAGGCTTTGTATCTGCGCAAGCTGCCCACGGCGAAGAAGTGA
- a CDS encoding double zinc ribbon domain-containing protein — translation MNAAREILRGMTDMVFPPVCLGCGGLVEGGRLRHICVKCEPMIYLVEPPSCSTCGSPFFGEVEGERMCPHCEGLHPQYGEGRTVTLFKGPARALIHELKYHKGHHVLADVEEVVRGSAHVMEFVRGSILVPVPLHPRKERERGYNQTALLAGALARAAGGTTRIEALLDRVVDTPSQTTFDRKARRANLKNAFALAKGATINPASPYILVDDVFTTGSTLNSCAGVLRRAGALNLNVVTFGHG, via the coding sequence ATGAACGCCGCGCGTGAGATCCTGCGGGGAATGACCGACATGGTGTTTCCGCCGGTGTGCCTGGGCTGCGGAGGCTTGGTCGAGGGTGGCCGCTTGCGTCATATATGCGTGAAGTGCGAGCCGATGATTTATTTGGTCGAACCACCGAGTTGTTCGACCTGCGGCAGTCCGTTTTTTGGCGAGGTCGAGGGCGAGCGGATGTGTCCCCACTGCGAAGGCCTGCATCCTCAATATGGCGAAGGCCGCACGGTGACGTTGTTCAAAGGTCCGGCGCGGGCGCTCATCCATGAGCTCAAATATCACAAAGGTCACCACGTGCTGGCGGATGTAGAGGAGGTCGTGCGCGGTTCTGCGCATGTGATGGAATTTGTCCGTGGGTCGATATTGGTGCCGGTGCCGCTGCATCCGCGGAAGGAACGTGAGCGCGGCTACAACCAGACTGCGTTGCTGGCTGGTGCCTTGGCGCGAGCGGCGGGAGGCACGACGCGAATTGAGGCACTGCTGGATAGGGTGGTGGATACGCCATCGCAAACGACTTTCGACCGCAAGGCCCGTCGGGCGAACCTGAAAAATGCCTTTGCACTCGCCAAAGGGGCGACCATAAATCCCGCCTCACCCTACATCCTCGTCGATGACGTTTTTACAACAGGCTCAACCCTCAATTCCTGCGCTGGCGTTCTCCGCCGTGCAGGTGCGTTGAACCTGAACGTCGTCACGTTCGGCCACGGTTAA
- the truA gene encoding tRNA pseudouridine(38-40) synthase TruA: protein MSAQPTEVSRWKCTVAYDGSALAGWQIQPNAETVQSVIEARLAAVFKTPVDITGSGRTDSGVHARGQVFHFDAQWSHDPAKLLTAMRIGLPPTIQILTAKKVPATFHARFSAKGKIYHYDICHGAFADPFTQAYTWSMARTLDIEAMRAAAKLLVGTHDFRAFTAMPGSGVEKEDTVRTVKRLDITGRGTRLRIAAEGNGFLYKMVRSLTGALVDVGAGRLKPDDMTEILASQVRTQRVFTAPPQGLCLVKVFY from the coding sequence ATGAGTGCGCAACCGACCGAGGTTTCCCGCTGGAAATGCACCGTCGCTTACGACGGTTCGGCGTTGGCTGGCTGGCAGATTCAGCCCAACGCCGAGACCGTGCAGTCGGTCATCGAGGCTCGACTGGCGGCGGTGTTTAAAACGCCGGTCGATATCACCGGCAGCGGCCGCACCGACTCGGGGGTGCATGCGCGCGGGCAGGTCTTTCACTTCGACGCACAGTGGTCGCACGATCCGGCGAAGCTGCTCACCGCGATGCGCATCGGACTGCCGCCGACGATTCAGATTCTCACGGCGAAAAAAGTGCCGGCGACGTTTCATGCGCGGTTTTCGGCCAAGGGGAAAATCTACCACTACGACATCTGTCATGGGGCGTTCGCCGATCCGTTTACGCAGGCTTACACGTGGTCGATGGCGCGCACGCTCGACATCGAGGCGATGCGCGCAGCGGCGAAGTTGCTCGTGGGGACGCATGATTTTCGTGCGTTTACCGCGATGCCCGGCAGCGGCGTGGAAAAGGAAGATACCGTGCGCACGGTGAAACGTCTCGATATCACCGGACGCGGCACGCGCCTGCGCATCGCGGCCGAGGGCAACGGCTTTCTCTACAAGATGGTGCGCAGCCTCACCGGGGCCTTGGTCGATGTGGGCGCGGGCCGGTTGAAGCCCGACGACATGACGGAAATTCTGGCCAGCCAGGTGCGCACCCAACGCGTGTTCACGGCACCGCCACAGGGATTGTGTCTGGTGAAGGTGTTTTATTGA